The Micromonospora sp. NBC_00421 DNA window GTACGCCCCACCGGCGGCGACGGCGTGCACCCCGGTGATCAGTTCGCGCGGGTCGCCCGCCTTGAGCAGGAAGCCGCTGGCCCCGTGGCCGAGCGCCCGGGCCACGTACTCGTCCTCGCCGAAGGTGGTGAGCATGACGGTGGCCGTCGTGGGCACCAGTCGACGGATCTCGGCGGCGGCGCCGAGGCCGTCCAGTCGGGGCATCCGGATGTCCAGCAACGCCACCCGGGGCCGGTACGCCCGCGCCGCCTCGACGGCCGCCCGACCGTCGGCCGCCTCGGCGACCACCTCGATGCCCGGATCGGTGGCGAGGATGGCCCGCACCCCCGCCCGGATCATCGCCTCGTCGTCGGCGAGCAGGACCCGTACCGGGTCCGAATCGACAGTCATCGGGGCATCGGGTCCTTACTGGTCAGGCGACCGTCGACGAAACAGAGCCGCCAACTCGGCTGGGCCAGCGGGAAATTGCCGTCGGTGTAGTACTCGCAGCGCCCACCGGGCGGGGTCACCCGGTCGACAGGCGGTTCCACCTGACGGCGGGGCAGACCGGACAGTTCGGCACGGGCCGTGCCGAGCCGCATCCCGTCGAACGCGGGTCGGTCCAGCACCGCCCCGGCGGTGGCGACCGGGTAGTAGACGAGCGACAACGCCAGGGCGACGGCCGGCGGCGTGCCGAGAGCCACCAGCAGACTCCGGCGTACGCTCCGCCGGGCGGCCCGTACCGCACCGCCGATGTCGGTCGATCCGCCGACGGCTGTCGCCCGGTCGTGCGGGATCACCACCGGCCACGGCGGAACCGGGTCGGCCAGGACCGGCCCGGGTCGACCCGGGACCATGCCCGTCCCGGAGACGACCGGCGGGACGAGGGGCAACCGGGCCGTCACGGCGAACCCGCCGACCTCGGTCGGACCGGCGTCCAGAGTGCCGCCGAGCAGCCGGAGCCGCTCGCAGAGTGCCGCCAGCCCGGAACCGTGCGACGGCGGGTCGGCCGGCGCACCGGCCGGTGGCGGCTCGTTGACCACCCGCACCTCGGCCCAGCCGGCCCGCTCGGCGACCGCCACGGTCACCGACGCGCCGGGGGCGTACCGGGCGGCGTTGGTCAGCGCCTCCCGCACCACCCGGTGCGCCGCGTTCGCGACGAGTGTCGGCAACCGTCCGCCGGCCGGACCCGGTGCCAGCCGTACCGCCAGCCCGGCCTCGTGGGCGACGGCCACCAGATCGGCGATGCTCTCCCCCACCGGCGAGGTGCCCGCCGGGCCGTCCCGCAGCATCCCGATGATGCCGTGCAACCGTTCCGTCGCCGCCCCGACGCTGGCCCGCAACTCCCCGGCTGCCGCCCGGTGCCGGTCGGGCAGCCCGGCGGCCAGCTCCAGGGCGGCGGCCCGCAACGCGATCAGGCTCAGGTCGTGCCCCAGCGAGTCGTGCATCTCCTCGGCGATCCGGGCCCGTTCCCGCAACCGGATCCGCTCCGCCACGCCGCGCTGCTCCCGCCGCACCGCCTCGGCGTGCTCCCCGGCGGCCAGCACCAGCGCCTGCTGCTGGCGCCGGTACCGCCCGGCCAGCCAGGGGAACACCCCGGCGCCGAGCAGCACGCAACTGAGCAGGAACCAGGTGGCCATGCCGGTGCCGAGCAGCGCCAGGTGCAGCACCGTGCCGCCGACCGCGACCGCGGTGAACAGCACCGCCGCCGGGGCCGTCCGCGCGCTGCGCCGTCCCGCCAGATAGCTGAACGCGACCAGGGCGAACACGAAGTTGCCGTCGACAAGCGAACCGGCCAGCACCAGCAGCACCGCCGCCACCGGCGACCGCCGGCCGACCAGCACCGCCGCCGCGAGCAGCGCCAACGCGCCGACGAGCAGCGGTACGGCCCACCGCCCGTACGGCGGGGTCAGCCGGGGGTACGCCACCGGGGCCGCGAACACGGCCCACAGCAGCAGGTCAGCTGCCCACCGGCGGGTCCGCTCGCCCTCGTACACGATGGTCAGGCTACCGACGAGCCGGTGGATCGGGCACCGACGAAGGTCAGGTGCCCCGACCGCCCCGATCAGGCGCTCAGCCGGCGTCCTCGGCCCAGGTGCGCCAGTCGTCGAGCACCCCGTGCAGGTCAGGGGTGAGCCAGCCCGGGGCGGACCGGCGGAACACTCCCGGGTCCATCGACCCGGCGCCGGTCGGTAGCGCACCGAGCATGTTCGGCACCAGCTCGGTCAGGTTCGTCCAGTGCACCAGCTGCGGCTCCGCCGGCCAGGCGCCGATCACCACCCCGGCGGGCACGGCCCGACGTTCCAGCGCCTCCAGGGTGAGCGCGGTGTGATTGAGGGTGCCGAGCCCGGCGCGGGCCACCACCACCGCCGGCGCGCCCAGCGACACCGCCAGGTCGGCGACGGTCCACGCCTCGCCGGACGGACGCAATCCCATCGGCACCAGCAGCCCACCGGCCCCCTCGACGAGCACCAGGTCGTGCTTGTCGACCTCCGCACGGATCGCGTCGACGGCGGTGTAGAGCTCCAACGGCTCCAGCTCGGCGACCCGGGCCGCGGCGAGCGGGGCGAGCGGGTCCGGGTAGCTGGCCAGGGTACGACCGGTCAGCGGGGCGGCCAACCTGGTCACCGAGTCGACGTCGCCGGGCTCACCGGTGGCCGTACCCGTCTGGCCCGGTTTGACCACCGCGACCCGCAGACCGGCGGCCTGCGCGGCCGCGGTGATCGCCGCCGTCACCACCGTCTTGCCGACCTCGGTGTCGGTCCCGGTGACCAGCACCGCACCCTTCCACCCGCTCACGGCACGACCTCGGCTCGCGACTGCGGGGCTCGCAAACCCGGCTCACTCCTCGCGCTCACGGCACGACCTCGGCTCGCGACTGCGGGGCTCGCAAACCCGGCTCACTCCTCGCGCTCACGGCACGACCTCGGCTCGCGACTGCGGGGCGCACTCCACGATGGTCTCCAGGGCGTGTTCGAAGGCCGTTCGGGTCACCCCGGTGGAGAGGGTGAGCCGCAGCCGGGAGCGGTGGTCCGGGGTGGACGGTGGGCGGAAGCAGCCGACGGCGACACCCCGGTCCCGGCAGTCGGCCGCCCAGGTGGTGGCGGCCTCCGGGCCGGGGGCGGTCACCGACACCACCGCCGCGTCGGGGGCGGACACGGTCAGCCCGGCCGCGCCGAGGCGGCGTACCGCGTAACGGGCCCGGTCGGCCAGCTCGGCGCGCAGGTCGTCGGCGGTCCGGGCCAGCGCCACGGCGGCCCGTACCCCGGCGGCGACCGCGGGCGGCGGCGCGGTGTCGAAGATGAAGGTACGCCCGGTCTCCACGAGATGCCGGACGAACTCGGCGGGACCGGCGACCACCCCACCGGCGCCACCGAGCGCCTTGGACAGGGTCGCGGTGACCACCACGTCCGGCGCACCGGCGAGCCCGGCCGCGGCCACCGCGCCGGCCCCGGCCGGGCCGGTGACGCCGAGCGCGTGCGCGTCGTCGACGAGCAGCAGTGCGCCGTGCCGCCGGGCGACGGCGTGCAGTGCGGCCAGCGGGGCGAGGTCGCCGTCGACGGAGAAGACCGACTCGGTGACCACCACCGCCGGTCGGCCCGGCGCGGCGGCGAGCGCGGCGGCCACCGCGTCGACGTCGGCGTGCGCGGTGACCACCGTCTCCGCGCCGGAGATCCGGCAGCCGTCGATCAGCGAGGCGTGGTTGTGGGCGTCGGAGACGAGCAGGGTACGCGGCTGGGCCAGGCCCCGGACGGCGGCGAGGTTGGCCAGGTAACCGGAGGAGAAGACCAGCGCCCGTTCGACGCCGAGCCAGCCGGCCAGCTCGTCCTCCAGGGCGTGGTGGACGTCGGTGGAGCCGCGTACCAGGCGGGAGCCGGTGGCCCCCAACCCGTACCCGGACAGGGCCCGGCCGGCGGCGGCGACGACCTCGGGATGGGTGGCCAGGCCCAGGTAGTCGTTGCCGGCCAGGTCGACCACCCGGTCACCGGCGGCGCGGGGGCGCAGGGTGCGGGTGAGCCCCGCCCTGGCCCGCAGTGCGGCGCGGCGGTCCAGGGCCGCCAGCCAGTCCGCCACCGGTCATCGCCTCCGTCCACCATTCGATCGCCGCCGGGCGAAATTACCATCCGCCGGCCCAGTACCGGCGTGGCGTCGGCCCGGCGCACCGACGCTCCCCCGGGCGGCGACCAGGCGGGCCGAAGGGCCGTTCCGGGGCACCCCGCCCCCGCCCCGGGTCGGGTCGGGGGCGGGGTGGGGTGCCCCGCGGCGCGGGCGTTTCCCGGCCCGCACCGGCCTTGTAGGGTACGAGCCATGCCAGAGATCCTCGACCAGGCCCGGACCCAGGTTCTGGGCGACGGCGTCGGCCTCGACCAGGCCGGCGTCCTCGCCGTGCTGAACCTGCCCGACGAGCACGTCCCCGCCGCCCTCCAGCTCGCCCACGAGGTGCGGATGCGGTGGTGCGGCCCGGAGGTCGAGGTCGAGGGGATCGTCTCGCTGAAGACCGGGGGCTGCCCGGAGGACTGCCACTTCTGCTCGCAGTCCGGCCTGTTCACCTCCCCGGTCCGCTCGGTCTGGCTGGACATCCCGTCGCTTGTCGAGGCGGCGAAGCAGACGGCGGCGACCGGGGCGACCGAGTTCTGCATCGTGGCCGCCGTGCGCGGCCCGGACGACCGGCTGATGGCGCAGATGCGCGAGGGGGTCGCCGCGATCCGGGCGGCCGTCGACATCCAGGTCGCCGCGTCGCTGGGCATGCTCAGCCAGCAGCAGGTCGACGACCTGGTCGAGATGGGCGTGCACCGCTACAACCACAACCTGGAGACCTGCCGCTCGTACTTCCCGAACGTGGTCACCACGCACTCCTGGGAGGAGCGCTGGGAGACCCTGCGGATGGTCCGCGAGTCCGGCATGGAGGTCTGCTGCGGCGGCATCCTC harbors:
- a CDS encoding 8-amino-7-oxononanoate synthase codes for the protein MADWLAALDRRAALRARAGLTRTLRPRAAGDRVVDLAGNDYLGLATHPEVVAAAGRALSGYGLGATGSRLVRGSTDVHHALEDELAGWLGVERALVFSSGYLANLAAVRGLAQPRTLLVSDAHNHASLIDGCRISGAETVVTAHADVDAVAAALAAAPGRPAVVVTESVFSVDGDLAPLAALHAVARRHGALLLVDDAHALGVTGPAGAGAVAAAGLAGAPDVVVTATLSKALGGAGGVVAGPAEFVRHLVETGRTFIFDTAPPPAVAAGVRAAVALARTADDLRAELADRARYAVRRLGAAGLTVSAPDAAVVSVTAPGPEAATTWAADCRDRGVAVGCFRPPSTPDHRSRLRLTLSTGVTRTAFEHALETIVECAPQSRAEVVP
- a CDS encoding response regulator transcription factor, giving the protein MTVDSDPVRVLLADDEAMIRAGVRAILATDPGIEVVAEAADGRAAVEAARAYRPRVALLDIRMPRLDGLGAAAEIRRLVPTTATVMLTTFGEDEYVARALGHGASGFLLKAGDPRELITGVHAVAAGGAYLSPQVARRVIELNGDRLARVPAARDRTASLTDREREVLGLVGLGLSNAEIARRLHLTEGTVKGYLTSIFTRLEVRNRVQAAILAYEAGLTG
- a CDS encoding sensor histidine kinase; this encodes MYEGERTRRWAADLLLWAVFAAPVAYPRLTPPYGRWAVPLLVGALALLAAAVLVGRRSPVAAVLLVLAGSLVDGNFVFALVAFSYLAGRRSARTAPAAVLFTAVAVGGTVLHLALLGTGMATWFLLSCVLLGAGVFPWLAGRYRRQQQALVLAAGEHAEAVRREQRGVAERIRLRERARIAEEMHDSLGHDLSLIALRAAALELAAGLPDRHRAAAGELRASVGAATERLHGIIGMLRDGPAGTSPVGESIADLVAVAHEAGLAVRLAPGPAGGRLPTLVANAAHRVVREALTNAARYAPGASVTVAVAERAGWAEVRVVNEPPPAGAPADPPSHGSGLAALCERLRLLGGTLDAGPTEVGGFAVTARLPLVPPVVSGTGMVPGRPGPVLADPVPPWPVVIPHDRATAVGGSTDIGGAVRAARRSVRRSLLVALGTPPAVALALSLVYYPVATAGAVLDRPAFDGMRLGTARAELSGLPRRQVEPPVDRVTPPGGRCEYYTDGNFPLAQPSWRLCFVDGRLTSKDPMPR
- the bioD gene encoding dethiobiotin synthase, with translation MLVTGTDTEVGKTVVTAAITAAAQAAGLRVAVVKPGQTGTATGEPGDVDSVTRLAAPLTGRTLASYPDPLAPLAAARVAELEPLELYTAVDAIRAEVDKHDLVLVEGAGGLLVPMGLRPSGEAWTVADLAVSLGAPAVVVARAGLGTLNHTALTLEALERRAVPAGVVIGAWPAEPQLVHWTNLTELVPNMLGALPTGAGSMDPGVFRRSAPGWLTPDLHGVLDDWRTWAEDAG
- the bioB gene encoding biotin synthase BioB, whose protein sequence is MPEILDQARTQVLGDGVGLDQAGVLAVLNLPDEHVPAALQLAHEVRMRWCGPEVEVEGIVSLKTGGCPEDCHFCSQSGLFTSPVRSVWLDIPSLVEAAKQTAATGATEFCIVAAVRGPDDRLMAQMREGVAAIRAAVDIQVAASLGMLSQQQVDDLVEMGVHRYNHNLETCRSYFPNVVTTHSWEERWETLRMVRESGMEVCCGGILGLGETVEQRAEFAAQLAQLDPHEVPLNFLNPRPGTPLGDRPVVEGRDALRAIAAFRLAMPRTILRYAGGRELTLGDLGTRDGLLGGINAVIVGNYLTTLGRPATADLELLEDLKMPVKALSATL